GAGACTGCGCGGCGGCATAGGCCTGTTCGGCCTCCTGCACCCCGGCGCGGGCATGCGCAACGTCCATGGAGTTCACGCTGGCGCTGCGCTGCTGCTCAAGCACCTGCAGAGAAGACTCGTCCGCCTGCACGCGCTCCTGCGCTGAAGCGATCTCGCCCGGCGAGGCTGCCCCGGTCAGCTCCAGCTTTTTGAGAGCCGCGAGGTCATGCTTCGCCTGGTTCAGGTCGATCTGTGCTTTGGCGATCTGCCCCTGAAGCTGGAGGCGGTTCTGCGAGGTGCCGCCGGCTTTGGCCACTTCATAGTTCGCCTGCGCGCCTTTGATGCCGGCATAGGCGGTGGCCAGCTTGGCCTGGGCGTTGCTGTCATCCATGGTGAGCAGCAGTTCGCCCTTGGTCACGTGGTCGCCCGCGTGTACATACACGGCTTTGACTACGCCGGGGAACGGCGCGTGAGCCTCAAAGTTGGCCTGGGGCTCGACCTTGCCATTGGTGGAGACCGTGCTGACGAGGTCGCCATAATGCACTGTTGCCACGCGGATGGGCGGTTGCTCGCGCAGTAAGTAACGCGCGACCAGAAAAATGATAATCAGAGCAACCACAAAACCTACAACCAGGGCTGCCGTATTGGACCTTCGTACCGTAGTAGTCGCCATGCGAATCGTGAGTCAGTATATAGGACTCACTTCAGAGGCCCGGAGGATCAAAAAAGTGCAGAGCAGGTGCATCTTTTTGAAACAGGCCCTGCAATGGCCGCCTGCCATACAATAGCGGTATGTCCACCGGCTACACTGACGACCACGCCAAAGCGGGTCTTGATTTCTCATTTCCTGCCATTGATACCTGGCGGAATCAGTTTCCCGCGTACGAGATTCTGATCGACGATCCTGAGTTCACCTCGGTGTGCCCGAAGACCGGCCTGCCCGACTTCGGCGCGATCACACTGCGGTACATGCCGCGCGAGCGCTGCCTTGAGTTGAAGTCGTGGAAGGAATATCTGTTCACGTACCGCAACCTGGGTATCTTTCAGGAAAACATCGTCAACCAGGTGCTGGAAGACGTGGTGAAGGCCTGCGATCCGGTCTGGGCCGTAGTGCGCGGCGAGTTCCGGCCGCGCGGCGGCATCTCCACCACCGTGGAAGCACGCTGGCCTCGCCCCTCCACCGGGCAGAGCCGCTAGGGTTAAAGGCAGGCCACGGCTTGTCTGGCACGAGCAAGACATCTTCGATGCGTGGCACGGGAGCACGCAGCATGGGCTGGCTGGCGCTGGCTCTGCTGACGGGGCTGAACCTTTTCAATTTCATTGACCGTTACGTGCTGCCGGGCGCGCAGCCGCTCATTCAGAAGCAGTTTCATGCGAATGACGCGCAGATGGGGCTGCTGACCAACGCCTTCTTCTTTGTCTACATGCTGGCTGCGCCGCTGACGGGCTGGCTGGGCGACCGGCTGCCCCGCAAACCGCTGATTGTGGCGGGGGCGGTGCTCTGGTCGGTGGCCACGCTGCTGACCGGAGTGGTGCACAGCTACACGGCGCTGCTGATTCGCCACGCGATTGTGGGCGTGGGCGAGGCGACCTTCAGCGTCTTTGCGCCCGCGCTGCTGGCCGATTATTTTCCAGAGTCCGCGCGCAACCGCGTCTACAGCCTCTTTTACCTCACCATTCCGGTGGGTGGAGCGATCGGCTACATCCTTGGCGGCGTGCTTGGCCAGCATTATGGCTGGCGTGCGCCGTTTTATGTCTCGGCGGCTCCGGGGCTGCTGATTGCGCTGCTGCTCTGGTGGCTCGTGGAGGAGGCTCCTCGCGGGCAGGCGGACCGCTACGCCGCCACGTGGGAGCGCAATACGCTGCGCGGTCTCTTCCGCAATAAGCTCTTCTGGAGCGCGACCCTGGGGCTGGCCACCTGGACGTTTGCCGTGGGCGGTCTCTCGGCCTTTCTGCCGACTTTTTTTGTACGCTTTGGCGGCGATTCGGTCGCCCGCGCGGGCCTGCTGGCCGGGGCCATCACGGTGGTGGCGGGCATCGGCGGCACGGCGCTGGGGGGATGGCTGGGGCAGCTCTGGCTGCGGCGTAATGCGGGCGGGCTCTACCTGATCTCGGCCTGGGGATCGTTGCTGGCGATTCCGGCCGGCATGCTCGTATTTTTCGGCCCGCGCGGGCTGCTTTTTCCGGCGGCGCTGGTGGCTGAGCTGCTGTTGTTTCTCGGCACCGGGCCGTTGAATGCTTCCATCGTCAACTCGGTGGCTGCGCCGGTGCGCTCCACCGCGATTGCTTTGAATCTGCTGACGATTCACCTGCTGGGCGACGCCTTTTCTCCGGCGTTGATCGGCCTGGTGTCTGACCATAGTTCGTTGCGCATTGGCATGTCGATGACTTTGTTTGCCCTGGTACTCTCGGGCGGGTTGCTGTTTCTGGGCGGCCGCCTCATGAACTTGGCCGCGAGGGCGGCCGCATGAAGCTTTTCTGGCTCGCTGTCTCCATCGGCAACTGGATGCTCGCGCTCGGCTGGACATGGCGCGTGTTGACGGCGCTCTACCATCTGCCGCGCGTGCCCGATTTGCGCGAAGACCGCTACGCCGCGCCGCCGCAGCAGGATCGCACGCCACGGCTGACGGTGGTGGTTCCGGCCCGAAACGAAGCCGCCGCCGTGGAAGGCACGCTGCGCTCGCTGCTGGCGCAGGAGATGCCGCTCGACATCATTGCCGTCGATGATCGCTCGGAGGACGCAACGGGTTCTATCATGGACCGGGTGGCCGCCGAGGCTCTGCCCGAAGGCAAGACGCTCAGGGTGATTCACGTCACGGAGCTGCCCGAGGGCTGGCTCGGCAAGAATCATGCGCTCGCCCTGGCCGCGCGGCAGGCCACCACGCCGTGGATGCTGTTCACGGACGGGGACATCTTTTTTTCGCCCGACGCGCTGCCGCGTGCGCTGCACCATGCGGAAAGCGTGCGTGCGGACCACTTCGTACTGCTGCCGACGCCCATTCTGCTCACGAATGGCGAGCGCATGATGATGTCGTTCATTCAGGTGGCCGCGGCTGCGGGAGGACGCTTGTGGCGTGTCTCCGATCCGGCGGCAAAGAGCGAGAGTATCGGGGTGGGCGCTTTCAACATGGTGCGCCGCGAGGCCTATGACGGCATCGGGGGCTTCGAGGCCATGCGCATGGAGGTGCTCGAGGATCTGCGCTTCGGCTACCTGGTGAAGAGCAGCGGTTATCAGCAGGGAGTGGCCTTTGGTCCGGGCATGGTGCGGGTGCACTGGGCGCCGGGCATGGTGGGCATTCTGCACAACCTCACCAAGAACGCCTTTGCGGTGTTTCGCTTTCAACTGCCGCTCATTCTGGCGGCGTGCTTTGGCATGATGCTGGCCTTTCTGCTGCCGGTGGTGGGCTGGTTTGGGCCGCTCGAGTGCCGCGTTGCGAGCGCCATGGTCGCGATCACAATTTTCCTGATCTACCGCTTTCATCGCGGCTTCAACGACTTTCGCTGGTGGGGCTTTCTTACGTTTCCGGTGGCCGGCAGCCTGTTCATCTATGCGGTGCTGCGCTCTACCTTGCTCACGCTCTGGCGCGGAGGCGTGGTGTGGCGGGGCACGTTTTATCCGCTGCGGGAGCTGCGGCAGCAGTTGGGACGCCTGCGTTAGAGACGTTTGCGGTGCTCAGTAGCTGTAGCCGCCGTGGAAGGCGGGGTCGCTGACGGGCGCGCGGTTTTGCTCCGCATTGAAGCTCTTCAGCAGTGTGGGATTGGCGCGGAAGCGGTCCTGCTTGACCCGCCTCTCTCGCGGCCGTGCCGCTGCGACTTCGCGGGCATCGCGGCTGCGCACCTGGCCTGCCTTGCGCAGCAGAATCTCGGCGCGGCCCCGGATGGGCTCCACGGTGCCGAGCACTTCAATGTCGGTGCCCACGAATTGCTTCAGGCTGCCGACGCTCTTGCGGTTGCGGTCCAGACTCACGAGGGCGAACTCACAGTCAGCAGCATCGGGGCCGCAGAGGTCGAGAATGCGCGTGCCATCGTCGAGATTGATTTCGCGATAGACATGAGCCCGGATGCAGGCCTTGTGATGCAGGTGATGCAGCGCCTGCGCCGAGGCGTAGCAACGCCGCGCGGCCTGCGCCGTGATTCCGGAACAGGCGAGAACTCCCGCCAGCAAAAAGCCGCCCATTCGGCCCGCGGTGCGGGCGGAAAAGGCGGCGCTGATGGCGGAGGTTCTTCTCAGGCCCATAAATCCTCTTGGGGGAGGGGTATGTGGGCAGCTTAGGAGCAGGGGCCGCAATCGCGATAGATTACGGCCGTACTCGCGAAGAAGAGGGGAAAACTCAGTGGACCTCGACCAGCTCGGCCTCGGATTGCGAGGAGCCGTAGCGGTTCTTCACATAGTCGTCGAGAATCTTCTGGAAGTCGGAAACGATGGTGTCGCCGCGCAGGGTCGTGAGCAGGCGGCCATCCACATAGACCGGCGCTTTGGGCTCTTCAAAGGTGCCCGGCAGCGAGATGCCGATGTTGGCGTGCTTTGACTCGCCGGGGCCGTTGACGACGCAGCCCATGACGGCGAGCTTGAGTTCTTCGACGCCGGGGTACTGCGCGCGCCACACGGGCATGCTCTCGCGCAGGTAGTCCTGAATCTGCTGGGCGAGCTCCTGGAAGAAGGTGCTGGTGGTGCGTCCGCAGCCGGGGCAGGCCG
The DNA window shown above is from Acidobacterium capsulatum ATCC 51196 and carries:
- a CDS encoding spinster family MFS transporter — translated: MSGTSKTSSMRGTGARSMGWLALALLTGLNLFNFIDRYVLPGAQPLIQKQFHANDAQMGLLTNAFFFVYMLAAPLTGWLGDRLPRKPLIVAGAVLWSVATLLTGVVHSYTALLIRHAIVGVGEATFSVFAPALLADYFPESARNRVYSLFYLTIPVGGAIGYILGGVLGQHYGWRAPFYVSAAPGLLIALLLWWLVEEAPRGQADRYAATWERNTLRGLFRNKLFWSATLGLATWTFAVGGLSAFLPTFFVRFGGDSVARAGLLAGAITVVAGIGGTALGGWLGQLWLRRNAGGLYLISAWGSLLAIPAGMLVFFGPRGLLFPAALVAELLLFLGTGPLNASIVNSVAAPVRSTAIALNLLTIHLLGDAFSPALIGLVSDHSSLRIGMSMTLFALVLSGGLLFLGGRLMNLAARAAA
- a CDS encoding efflux RND transporter periplasmic adaptor subunit, with the translated sequence MATTTVRRSNTAALVVGFVVALIIIFLVARYLLREQPPIRVATVHYGDLVSTVSTNGKVEPQANFEAHAPFPGVVKAVYVHAGDHVTKGELLLTMDDSNAQAKLATAYAGIKGAQANYEVAKAGGTSQNRLQLQGQIAKAQIDLNQAKHDLAALKKLELTGAASPGEIASAQERVQADESSLQVLEQQRSASVNSMDVAHARAGVQEAEQAYAAAQSLVSESNVRAPFDGTVYSLPVSATEYVDGGSLLLEVANLEHLQVRAYFDEPEIGRLAVGQPITIRWDAKPNELWHGHVARLPSSIITYGTRNVGEVLVSIDDVDGALIPNTNVTVTVTVSDLKHVLIVPRDALHAEQGKSYVYRVVRGKLRQTPVKVGDLNLTDMQIVSGLKDGDVVALGSEATNGQPLSNGLPVDVEQQ
- the queF gene encoding preQ(1) synthase: MSTGYTDDHAKAGLDFSFPAIDTWRNQFPAYEILIDDPEFTSVCPKTGLPDFGAITLRYMPRERCLELKSWKEYLFTYRNLGIFQENIVNQVLEDVVKACDPVWAVVRGEFRPRGGISTTVEARWPRPSTGQSR
- a CDS encoding glycosyltransferase; translated protein: MKLFWLAVSIGNWMLALGWTWRVLTALYHLPRVPDLREDRYAAPPQQDRTPRLTVVVPARNEAAAVEGTLRSLLAQEMPLDIIAVDDRSEDATGSIMDRVAAEALPEGKTLRVIHVTELPEGWLGKNHALALAARQATTPWMLFTDGDIFFSPDALPRALHHAESVRADHFVLLPTPILLTNGERMMMSFIQVAAAAGGRLWRVSDPAAKSESIGVGAFNMVRREAYDGIGGFEAMRMEVLEDLRFGYLVKSSGYQQGVAFGPGMVRVHWAPGMVGILHNLTKNAFAVFRFQLPLILAACFGMMLAFLLPVVGWFGPLECRVASAMVAITIFLIYRFHRGFNDFRWWGFLTFPVAGSLFIYAVLRSTLLTLWRGGVVWRGTFYPLRELRQQLGRLR